A single window of Chitinophagales bacterium DNA harbors:
- a CDS encoding tetratricopeptide repeat protein has translation MSKVNHLPKAAQLLKEGTLLYQKQAYKEALVLLEEAESHFLQTNEKEAYGDCLWKIGKCCEVLQDFDRAIASLQKVKEILHSIHPNPPHTDTAELYFDLALSYWYKWDYQQSLAYAEASLEMKLDLAAQGQTVELYRNYNNVGSSHYRLGNSRKALHYFNAGLQDLLKRGESESVNTAGCYLNIGSVCMNNGAYSEAINYCQKGLNIYAHSYGEDSLQTAMIYNNLGGCFAEKGDAHTAIDYYNKSLAIRLKILGEKHPAVFQLYGNLGQSFKEIGETAKSIAHHQKALNLALEVWGEQHPNIFWFYMNLGTVYAYKKDFSKALLHLQKALHFSLQTNGKLHYYTAECHLKIGKCHYERGNNQQAIDCYKQAYQSNIPQLQQTGFIEHIPIQNALSNSWLQEIIFFEAKAYFDLYKQQDSNIHALHYALNGCKIAILLYHQIRKNYFNEGSKLRLAQNTFPVCDLGIEIALTAAKIAQEKPQIFEQTSKELVQINTSLYPPETLKYTENEKDCTQTAFEFCEQAKGLLLLANLKDEAAKTMAHIPSQLLEKEQNLRIERTELTKKINQEQVKPEAEKDETQIRKWQNTYFDYEQEYQQLIQQFERDYPNYFQLKHQVETVTIEALQKNMPPQTAMIEYFVGEKQLYIFALTPNDFQCLEITKPTDFEDLIEAFKSSIEESDKTDYCELAFELYQLLIAPIEAILTQYQVLTLKLIPADILNTIPFEALLTEFIPVNAKYADLPYLLLQYDISYHYSATLWHQNLQSRYDKEMKINSKLGISSFVGFAPVYKNESRDIAPITMDFNEQNTRSVQIGQDTYSELIYSEEEVKEIQSYFKAKNIPSETYLHSQANTHNFLQNISKYKYVLISAHGFYNEEQSDLTGIILSPSVNQIPTIHRESSSIAKNPLSSEIHGDVCSDENIFYLSDAYNLELNADLVVLSCCETGVGKLAKGEGVMSLNRGFFYAGAKNVIFTLFKVYDRASCQLTKHLFQHILEEKHYASALKEAKRQMILEGKAPIYWAGYLLIGE, from the coding sequence ATGAGCAAAGTAAATCACCTGCCAAAAGCAGCACAGTTATTGAAGGAGGGAACCCTCTTGTACCAAAAACAGGCATACAAAGAAGCTTTGGTTTTATTAGAAGAAGCTGAATCCCATTTTCTGCAAACGAATGAAAAAGAAGCGTATGGCGATTGTCTGTGGAAAATCGGGAAATGTTGTGAAGTATTACAAGACTTTGACCGAGCCATTGCTTCCCTTCAAAAAGTCAAAGAAATACTCCATTCCATTCACCCCAATCCGCCGCACACCGACACAGCAGAACTCTATTTTGATTTGGCACTTTCTTACTGGTACAAATGGGATTACCAACAATCCTTGGCGTATGCCGAAGCATCTTTGGAGATGAAACTGGACTTAGCTGCACAAGGGCAAACCGTTGAATTGTACCGAAACTACAACAATGTTGGAAGTTCTCATTATCGCTTGGGAAATAGTCGAAAAGCACTCCATTACTTCAATGCTGGACTTCAGGATTTGTTGAAGAGAGGAGAAAGCGAATCTGTTAATACAGCAGGTTGTTATCTCAACATTGGATCAGTATGTATGAACAATGGAGCTTACAGTGAAGCCATCAACTACTGCCAAAAAGGACTCAATATTTACGCTCATTCTTATGGTGAAGATTCGCTTCAAACAGCAATGATTTACAATAATTTAGGTGGATGTTTTGCGGAAAAAGGAGATGCCCACACGGCCATTGATTACTACAACAAATCACTTGCTATTAGGCTGAAAATTTTGGGTGAAAAACACCCCGCAGTCTTTCAGCTATACGGCAATCTGGGGCAAAGTTTCAAAGAAATCGGAGAAACAGCCAAATCCATTGCACACCACCAAAAAGCCCTAAATCTTGCCCTTGAAGTTTGGGGCGAACAACATCCGAATATTTTTTGGTTCTATATGAATTTGGGTACTGTCTATGCCTACAAAAAAGACTTTTCAAAAGCCTTACTACACCTCCAAAAAGCCCTTCACTTTTCTCTTCAAACCAATGGGAAACTGCATTATTACACCGCAGAATGTCACCTCAAAATAGGGAAATGCCATTACGAACGAGGTAATAACCAACAAGCGATTGACTGCTACAAACAAGCCTATCAAAGCAATATTCCCCAACTTCAACAAACAGGCTTTATAGAGCATATTCCCATCCAAAATGCCCTTTCTAATTCATGGCTACAGGAAATTATTTTTTTTGAAGCCAAAGCTTATTTTGATTTATACAAACAGCAAGATTCCAACATTCACGCATTGCACTATGCGCTAAATGGTTGTAAAATTGCGATACTGCTTTACCATCAAATCCGAAAAAACTACTTCAATGAGGGCAGCAAATTACGCTTGGCACAAAACACCTTCCCCGTCTGTGACTTAGGCATAGAAATAGCCCTCACCGCAGCAAAAATAGCACAGGAAAAACCGCAAATTTTTGAGCAAACGAGCAAGGAACTCGTTCAGATCAATACCTCCTTGTATCCGCCTGAAACGCTGAAATATACTGAAAATGAGAAAGATTGTACACAAACTGCTTTCGAGTTTTGTGAACAGGCAAAAGGGTTATTGTTGTTGGCAAACCTAAAAGACGAGGCTGCAAAAACAATGGCGCACATACCATCCCAACTCCTGGAAAAGGAGCAGAATTTACGCATAGAACGTACAGAACTGACCAAAAAAATCAACCAAGAACAGGTCAAACCAGAAGCCGAAAAAGACGAAACTCAAATCAGAAAATGGCAAAATACTTATTTTGATTATGAGCAAGAATACCAACAACTTATCCAGCAATTTGAAAGAGACTACCCCAACTATTTCCAACTCAAACACCAAGTGGAAACAGTCACCATTGAAGCCCTCCAAAAAAATATGCCTCCACAAACGGCAATGATTGAATATTTTGTTGGAGAAAAACAACTCTATATCTTTGCCCTAACCCCCAATGATTTTCAGTGCCTCGAAATCACCAAACCCACCGATTTTGAAGACCTCATCGAAGCCTTCAAATCGTCCATTGAAGAAAGCGATAAAACCGATTATTGTGAATTGGCTTTTGAATTGTACCAACTTCTTATTGCTCCAATTGAAGCAATACTAACACAATATCAGGTATTGACTCTCAAACTTATCCCTGCCGATATACTAAATACGATTCCTTTTGAAGCCCTTTTGACCGAATTCATTCCTGTAAATGCGAAATACGCCGACTTACCCTATTTGCTCCTTCAATACGACATCAGCTACCATTATTCTGCTACACTTTGGCACCAAAATCTTCAAAGTAGGTATGATAAAGAGATGAAAATCAATTCCAAACTAGGGATTAGTAGTTTTGTAGGTTTTGCACCTGTTTATAAAAACGAAAGCAGAGATATTGCCCCTATAACAATGGATTTCAATGAGCAAAATACCCGTTCTGTACAGATTGGACAGGATACCTATAGCGAATTGATTTATTCGGAAGAGGAAGTAAAGGAAATACAATCCTACTTCAAAGCCAAAAACATACCCTCCGAAACCTACTTACACAGCCAAGCCAATACCCACAATTTTCTGCAAAATATTAGTAAATATAAATATGTATTAATTTCGGCTCATGGATTCTACAATGAAGAACAGTCAGATTTGACAGGGATTATTTTGTCGCCATCTGTAAACCAGATACCGACGATACATCGGGAGTCTTCGTCAATAGCGAAAAACCCGTTGTCTTCTGAAATACATGGTGACGTTTGCAGTGATGAAAACATCTTCTACCTCTCCGATGCCTACAACCTCGAACTCAATGCCGACTTAGTTGTTCTCAGTTGCTGCGAAACAGGCGTAGGAAAATTGGCGAAAGGAGAGGGGGTAATGTCTTTGAACCGTGGCTTCTTCTACGCTGGCGCAAAAAATGTGATTTTCACCCTCTTCAAAGTTTACGATAGAGCTTCTTGTCAACTCACCAAACACCTATTCCAGCACATATTGGAGGAAAAACACTATGCTTCGGCATTGAAGGAAGCCAAAAGGCAGATGATATTGGAGGGAAAAGCTCCGATATATTGGGCGGGGTATTTATTGATTGGGGAGTGA